The Acidicapsa acidisoli genome contains a region encoding:
- a CDS encoding response regulator transcription factor, whose product MSPTEKASTDSGVLDTRTRDEQILVIEDDPQMQKVLRRLFREQGYGVIVCGDGLSGLDAFHSARPAAVMLDLGLPNIIGRDLCKIMKAEQPGVPVFVVSAISDVAAKVLLLQSGADDYVTKPFSPRELLARVQTILGRTRSQETAKCSYSFGECEIDFARMSARRAGKQIALTALEFKLLKYFIENAGKVISRVEVLTEVWRCNSYPTPRTVDNQIVKLRQKLELDSADPRYFQTVYGAGYKFVP is encoded by the coding sequence ATGTCCCCAACCGAAAAGGCATCGACAGATTCTGGTGTGCTCGACACGCGGACCCGCGATGAGCAGATTCTGGTTATTGAAGACGACCCGCAGATGCAAAAGGTACTGCGAAGACTTTTCCGTGAACAGGGCTACGGCGTCATCGTCTGCGGTGATGGCCTGTCAGGGCTAGACGCGTTCCACTCTGCGAGGCCGGCAGCGGTCATGTTGGACCTGGGCCTGCCAAACATAATTGGTCGCGACCTCTGCAAGATCATGAAAGCAGAACAGCCAGGCGTGCCGGTTTTTGTAGTCAGCGCAATAAGCGATGTAGCCGCCAAAGTCCTTTTGCTGCAATCGGGTGCGGACGATTATGTGACCAAGCCGTTCAGTCCCCGCGAACTGCTGGCGAGAGTGCAGACTATCTTGGGAAGGACGCGGAGTCAAGAGACAGCAAAATGCTCCTACAGCTTTGGCGAATGCGAGATCGATTTCGCGAGGATGAGCGCGCGGCGCGCAGGCAAGCAAATCGCACTTACAGCTCTGGAGTTCAAACTATTGAAGTACTTTATCGAAAACGCGGGAAAAGTTATAAGCCGCGTGGAGGTGCTGACAGAGGTCTGGCGATGTAACTCCTATCCAACTCCGCGAACCGTGGATAACCAGATTGTAAAGCTACGGCAGAAACTCGAGCTGGATTCGGCCGATCCGCGGTACTTTCAGACTGTGTATGGCGCAGGGTACAAATTTGTCCCATAG
- a CDS encoding HEAT repeat domain-containing protein, whose product MRRVSTVLFTVITATAVQAGALQPMHPELLCHRTANEDVPENTLESLEQAALLGCNVVEIDLRRTLDGKIVLNHDGVLERLTDGEGDPEKTYYDDLRLLDAGGWMGERFSGMRIALFEDALRLARQRDIRLILDIKTKGIGGDVLELLQREGMLERVQFNGEWEDVKKLHPSATNASDGTVWVQPGVTGEQVKTYHDQGKAVVANFSANEHEMDLASMKSAVSAGVDGINVDYPRLGADAVGRPVESRLSALAMKANAGESSTRSEAILELSRYRGFPLQDEFARWLLDPDDHVSRAAALALVTARPHAPISVFTEALRSEHADARANAAWALGILGAPANNLLPLLKDKDPQVLRQALLAISRVQGDVEAEALLPILSDGDVTVRGEAALALARHQPDVALKAIPKQLRLEMIAAVRLGDDYVRRGKPKLTQAETDEIMGYFRCQMKMVQAMSMLKGARAMEALEELAFRPGEDSAEFDSIVAAFQLWDRIGLNALPAVQALGSNDVQVQNRAEWMLVQGGPNVLPDVRKALRNENKDLRNRAIRIVAWQGDTESLATLRDVRKTDSADARLIDWAIDKIQSLHPVL is encoded by the coding sequence ATGAGACGAGTTAGTACTGTACTTTTCACGGTTATTACAGCGACTGCAGTCCAGGCAGGAGCATTGCAGCCCATGCACCCGGAATTGCTGTGCCACCGTACGGCCAACGAGGATGTACCCGAGAACACGCTTGAGTCGCTGGAACAGGCAGCACTATTGGGTTGCAACGTGGTGGAGATCGACCTTCGGCGGACGTTGGACGGAAAGATCGTGCTGAACCATGACGGAGTCCTGGAGCGGCTTACGGATGGCGAGGGCGATCCGGAAAAGACCTATTACGACGATCTGCGACTACTCGATGCGGGTGGGTGGATGGGCGAGCGATTCAGCGGAATGCGGATCGCCCTGTTTGAAGATGCCCTGCGGCTGGCGCGGCAGCGGGACATCCGCTTGATCCTGGATATCAAGACCAAGGGCATCGGGGGCGACGTGCTCGAGTTGCTGCAACGCGAAGGCATGCTGGAGCGCGTTCAGTTCAACGGTGAATGGGAGGATGTGAAGAAGTTGCATCCGAGTGCGACCAACGCGAGCGACGGAACGGTGTGGGTTCAGCCGGGTGTGACCGGCGAGCAGGTGAAGACATATCACGACCAGGGCAAAGCGGTCGTGGCGAACTTTTCCGCCAACGAACACGAGATGGATCTGGCTTCGATGAAGTCCGCTGTGAGCGCCGGAGTAGACGGAATCAATGTGGACTATCCGCGCCTGGGTGCGGATGCTGTTGGAAGACCAGTTGAATCCAGGCTGTCTGCGTTGGCGATGAAGGCCAACGCTGGCGAGAGCAGTACGCGCTCGGAAGCGATCTTGGAGCTCTCGCGATATAGGGGATTTCCATTGCAGGACGAGTTTGCTCGCTGGCTGCTGGATCCTGATGATCACGTCTCGCGGGCGGCCGCGCTCGCGTTGGTAACGGCTCGCCCCCATGCACCCATCTCTGTGTTTACCGAAGCACTGCGGTCGGAGCACGCGGATGCGCGGGCAAATGCCGCGTGGGCGTTGGGGATATTGGGAGCGCCTGCAAACAATCTGCTGCCTCTGTTGAAGGACAAGGACCCACAGGTGCTCCGGCAGGCACTCCTCGCGATCAGCCGGGTACAGGGTGACGTTGAGGCGGAGGCGTTGTTGCCCATTCTGTCTGATGGAGATGTGACGGTTCGTGGTGAGGCAGCTCTGGCGTTGGCGCGGCATCAGCCGGATGTGGCCCTCAAAGCCATTCCGAAGCAGCTTAGGCTGGAGATGATCGCAGCCGTCAGGCTTGGCGACGACTACGTCCGACGCGGAAAGCCTAAACTGACGCAAGCGGAAACTGACGAGATCATGGGGTACTTCCGGTGCCAGATGAAGATGGTGCAGGCGATGTCAATGCTGAAAGGGGCACGGGCAATGGAGGCTCTGGAGGAACTAGCGTTTCGTCCAGGTGAGGATTCTGCAGAGTTTGACAGCATCGTGGCGGCATTCCAGTTGTGGGATCGGATTGGCCTGAACGCGCTTCCCGCGGTGCAGGCCTTGGGATCGAACGACGTTCAGGTCCAGAACCGGGCGGAATGGATGCTGGTGCAGGGCGGTCCGAACGTGCTGCCGGATGTACGGAAAGCTCTCCGCAATGAGAATAAAGATCTCAGGAATCGAGCGATAAGGATTGTTGCATGGCAGGGCGACACCGAGTCTCTTGCAACTCTCCGGGATGTGCGAAAGACGGATTCTGCGGATGCGAGACTGATCGACTGGGCGATTGACAAGATTCAAAGTCTTCACCCGGTTCTGTAA
- a CDS encoding MFS transporter → MERLLESNPAPSRDKNVNRFWGNPVAWLRQKKLGQGFWVVFAAAFFFDFGMLIYVFMFNLYLLDLHFNDRSIGLVNGAAMLGSVAGTLPAGSLARRVGIRPVLIGCFVIAPLLCALRATATGEAWQIILGFLSGLAMCSWGVCMLPAVARTTTEANRPSAFSLIFSAGVGTGILGGVVCGYLPQWLSRAGFGMQPIEVKRLILLVSSGIAALGLFAVMRLPSLQVTTPVTNVAENRTWRRLLRVDRFLLRFLPAMALWTVVVTSFTPFANVYLSRDLHVPLLRIGLVFSAAQVMQFCVTLLSPIVFRTLGTVNGVVVTQLLTAVALGLLAGTQNAEIAVVLYLIFFGMQWMSSPGLYNLLMSKVPEEKQSNASSMALFCNALVGAASTAGAGALFMRFGYPPVLTGIAVLAVVAALLFWSLIGPMDRSVPVKL, encoded by the coding sequence GTGGAGCGATTGCTGGAGTCCAATCCTGCGCCATCGCGCGATAAGAACGTCAATCGATTCTGGGGAAATCCTGTCGCCTGGCTTCGACAAAAGAAGTTGGGCCAAGGCTTCTGGGTGGTCTTTGCGGCTGCGTTTTTCTTTGATTTTGGAATGTTGATCTACGTTTTTATGTTCAACCTATATCTGCTCGACCTCCATTTCAATGATCGATCGATCGGGCTGGTGAATGGAGCGGCGATGCTGGGCTCGGTTGCAGGGACACTGCCTGCGGGCTCATTAGCCCGCAGGGTTGGGATTCGCCCGGTTCTGATCGGCTGCTTTGTGATTGCACCATTACTGTGCGCCTTGCGTGCGACGGCTACGGGCGAAGCTTGGCAGATCATCTTGGGTTTTTTGTCAGGTTTGGCGATGTGCTCGTGGGGCGTATGCATGCTACCGGCAGTGGCTCGGACTACGACGGAGGCGAACCGCCCGTCAGCTTTCAGTCTGATATTCTCCGCAGGTGTCGGCACCGGTATTCTGGGCGGAGTCGTGTGCGGCTATCTGCCGCAGTGGTTGAGCAGGGCCGGATTCGGGATGCAGCCGATTGAAGTAAAGCGGCTGATTCTCCTCGTTTCATCCGGGATTGCCGCGCTTGGCCTGTTTGCGGTAATGCGGCTGCCTTCGCTTCAGGTAACTACGCCGGTCACGAACGTGGCGGAAAACCGCACCTGGCGCAGACTCTTGAGAGTGGACCGGTTCCTGTTACGATTTCTGCCCGCAATGGCGCTGTGGACGGTCGTGGTCACTTCCTTCACACCGTTTGCCAATGTCTATCTTTCGCGCGACTTGCATGTTCCTCTATTGCGGATCGGATTAGTTTTTTCTGCGGCGCAGGTGATGCAGTTTTGCGTCACACTCCTGTCGCCAATAGTTTTTCGCACGCTTGGGACTGTCAATGGTGTTGTCGTAACTCAGCTATTGACGGCAGTGGCCCTGGGCTTGCTCGCCGGAACACAGAACGCTGAGATTGCGGTAGTCCTTTACCTCATTTTTTTCGGAATGCAATGGATGAGTTCTCCGGGGTTATACAACCTGTTGATGAGCAAGGTGCCAGAAGAGAAACAAAGCAACGCTTCATCGATGGCGCTGTTCTGCAATGCGCTGGTAGGGGCGGCCTCAACTGCAGGAGCGGGAGCTCTGTTCATGCGCTTCGGATATCCACCTGTGCTGACCGGGATCGCGGTCCTGGCCGTTGTGGCGGCGCTTCTGTTTTGGTCGCTCATTGGCCCGATGGATCGAAGCGTGCCGGTCAAGCTGTAG
- a CDS encoding cupredoxin domain-containing protein, whose translation MKPKINLSIVFAAMLAAALMLVQPSSAQSAPRRIEVTAKRFDFTPGDITVKKGEAVVLVLTSADVPHGIRFKELGVEVKAGKGKTSEVTFTPSKTGTFVGHCSVFCGSGHGSMKLTLHVVE comes from the coding sequence TTGAAACCTAAGATCAATTTGTCGATCGTATTTGCCGCAATGTTAGCAGCGGCCCTGATGCTTGTTCAACCAAGCAGTGCTCAGTCTGCACCACGCCGGATCGAAGTGACCGCGAAGCGGTTCGACTTTACGCCCGGAGATATCACTGTGAAAAAAGGGGAAGCGGTCGTATTGGTGCTGACTAGCGCCGATGTCCCACACGGCATCCGGTTCAAAGAACTTGGCGTCGAAGTCAAAGCTGGGAAAGGAAAGACCAGCGAGGTTACTTTTACGCCGAGCAAGACTGGTACCTTTGTCGGTCACTGTTCCGTCTTCTGTGGCTCTGGCCACGGGTCTATGAAGCTGACCCTGCACGTTGTGGAGTAA